One genomic window of Salmo salar chromosome ssa12, Ssal_v3.1, whole genome shotgun sequence includes the following:
- the LOC123725650 gene encoding uncharacterized protein encodes MRCIYYAVEMSIYSPYSDPVSVTLLDLPPPRLTVSSTVIRERDSVQLSCQTPPSVSVSQCYFYTEGRDPKPSPCTRSLTGAELLLWAGERLSAEIKLRCFYTVEAHYPSTHSHPAPITILGELQKPDISVNDESSHDITIICVLPESVSDGHSCNLYTGDQTQAYKEAWVRRFNTALSKLFCTFTVTKNDLFRHLQLERDVSCDYRVNTGSPSLSPRSDKYIIIGQKPNITVSLKENFIITCLIPGSVSNDTTCNLYVGEQSKRIFRAHIRKKKHTDSNCCFCQFSVVESDLIRRLQTVKRKEVSCDYRVSSGPNSLSPRSDGYSFTVGLTPGPRSTLPPSTTVSPTEVSTVTSTLTPDTTVTATSSLTSPLTPSTAVNPTSAVSTVTSTLTPDITVRPTSLTSPLAPSTAVNPTSDLTVSPTLTTDTPKSPTESESGHTISVYWC; translated from the exons ATGAGATGTATCTACTATGCTGTAGAGATGTCTATCTACTCTCCTTACAGTGACCCTGTCTCAGTCACTCTCCTGG acctccctcctcccaggCTGACAGTGAGTTCTAcagtcatcagagagagagactcagttcAGCTGAGCTGTCAgactcctccatctgtctctgtgtctcagtgttaCTTCTACACAGAGGGGAGAGATCCTAAACCCTCACCCTGTACGAGGTCACTCACAGGGGCTGAGCTGCTCTTGTGGGCAGGTGAACGTTTATCTGCTGAGATCAAACTGAGATGTTTTTACACAGTAGAGGCTCACTATCCATCGACGCACAGTCATCCTGCTCCTATCACTATTCTTG GTGAACTTCAGAAACCAGACATTAGTGTCAATGACGAATCTTCTCATGACATCACCATTATTTGTGTACTTCCTGAGTCTGTCAGTGATGGTCATAGCTGTAACCTGTACACTGGAGACCAGACTCAGGCCTACAAAGAGGCTTGGGTCAGGAGATTTAACACAGCATTATCCAAACTATTCTGTACCTTCACTGTTACTAAGAATGATCTGTTCAGGCATCTGCAGTTGGAGAGAGATGTGAGCTGTGACTATAGAGTGAACACAGGatcaccctctctgtctccccgcaGTGATAAATACATTATTATAG GTCAGAAACCAAatattacagtcagtctgaaagAGAACTTCATCATCACCTGTTTAATTCCTGGCTCTGTCAGTAATGACACCACCTGTAACCTGTATGTTGGAGAGCAGAGTAAGCGTATTTTTAGAGCACACATCAGGAAGAAGAAACACACAGATTCCAATTGCTGCTTCTGTCAATTCTCTGTGGTTGAGAGTGATCTGATCAGACGTCTTCAGACAGTGAAACGTAAGGAGGTGAGCTGTGACTACAGAGTGAGCTCAGgaccaaactctctctctccacgcagTGATGGGTACAGCTTTACAG TGGGTTTGACTCCAGGTCCTAGATCTACTTTGCCTCCCAGCACAACAGTGAGTCCTACAGAAG TTTCAACTGTTACTTCTActttgaccccagacaccacagtgACAGCAACTTCCA GTTTGACCTCTCCTTTGACCCCCAGCACGGCAGTGAACCCTACATCAG CAGTTTCGACTGTTACTTCTACTTTGACCCCTGACATCACAGTGAGACCAACTA GTTTGACCTCTCCTTTGGCCCCCAGCACAGCAGTGAATCCTACATCAG ATTTGACTGTTAGTCCTACCTTGACAACTGACACCCCAAAGAGTCCAACTGAGAGTGAGTCTGGCCACACGATTTCTGTTTATTGGTGTTGA